A genomic stretch from Halichoerus grypus chromosome 7, mHalGry1.hap1.1, whole genome shotgun sequence includes:
- the CHRM3 gene encoding muscarinic acetylcholine receptor M3 isoform X2, translating to MILPGIVTTQRRGPERLALVESEQQIGEDPQELAHHTTFLGLFITHRELCPRITMSWHTNSTTSPLFPNISSSWVRGPSDAGLPPGTAPHFGSYNVSRAAGNFSSANGTTSDPLGGHTIWQVVFIAFLTGVLALVTIIGNILVIVAFKVNKQLKTVNNYFLLSLACADLIIGVISMNLFTTYIIMNRWALGNLACDLWLSIDYVASNASVMNLLVISFDRYFSITRPLTYRAKRTTKRAGVMIGLAWVISFVLWAPAILFWQYFVGKRTVPPGECFIQFLSEPTITFGTAIAAFYMPVTIMTILYWRIYKETEKRTKELAGLQASGTDAEAENFVHPTGSSRSCSSYELQQQSLKRSARRKYGRCHFWFATKSWKASAEQMDPDQSSSDSWNNNDAAASLENSASSDEEDIGSETRAIYSIVLKLPGHSTILNSTKLPSSDNLQVPDEALGAADLQRRAGKLQAQKSMDDGAGFPKSFSKLPIQLESAADTAKASEADSSAGKTTAALPLSFKEATLAKRFALKTRSQITKRKRMSLIKEKKAAQTLSAILLAFIITWTPYNIMVLVNTFCDSCIPKTYWNLGYWLCYINSTVNPVCYALCNKTFRTTFKTLLLCRCGRRRRRKQPYPHGQAAAFHRRAPERAL from the coding sequence acTATGTCCGAGAATCACAATGAGCTGGCACACTAACAGTACAACCTCGCCTTTGTTTCCAAATATCAGCTCGTCCTGGGTGCGCGGCCCCTCGGATGCCGGGCTGCCCCCGGGCACGGCCCCTCACTTCGGCAGCTACAACGTCTCTCGGGCAGCTGGGAATTTCTCCTCTGCCAATGGCACCACCAGCGACCCGCTGGGAGGCCACACCATCTGGCAGGTGGTCTTCATCGCCTTCCTAACGGGTGTCCTGGCCTTGGTGACCATCATCGGCAACATCCTGGTGATCGTGGCCTTCAAGGTCAACAAGCAGCTGAAGACGGTCAACAACTACTTCCTCTTAAGCCTGGCCTGTGCTGACCTGATTATCGGGGTCATTTCCATGAATCTGTTTACCACCTACATCATCATGAATCGGTGGGCTCTAGGAAACCTGGCCTGCGACCTCTGGCTGTCCATTGACTACGTGGCTAGCAATGCCTCCGTCATGAACCTTCTGGTCATCAGCTTCGACAGGTACTTCTCCATCACGCGGCCGCTCACGTACCGAGCCAAACGAACAACCAAACGAGCTGGCGTGATGATAGGCCTGGCGTGGGTCATCTCCTTCGTCCTGTGGGCCCCCGCCATCCTCTTCTGGCAGTACTTTGTCGGGAAGAGGACTGTGCCACCTGGCGAGTGTTTCATCCAGTTCCTCAGCGAGCCCACCATTACGTTCGGCACGGCCATCGCTGCCTTCTACATGCCTGTCACCATCATGACTATTTTATACTGGAGGATCTATAAGGAAACGGAAAAACGTACCAAAGAGCTCGCCGGGCTGCAGGCCTCGGGGACGGACGCGGAGGCCGAGAACTTTGTCCACCCCACGGGCAGCTCTCGGAGCTGCAGCAGCTACGAGCTGCAACAGCAGAGCCTGAAACGCTCGGCCCGGAGGAAGTACGGTCGCTGCCACTTCTGGTTTGCCACCAAGAGCTGGAAGGCCAGTGCCGAGCAGATGGACCCCGACCAGAGCAGCAGCGACAGCTGGAATAACAACGACGCTGCCGCCTCCCTGGAGAACTCCGCCTCTTCCGACGAGGAGGACATCGGCTCGGAGACCAGAGCCATCTACTCCATCGTGCTCAAGCTGCCTGGCCACAGCACCATCCTCAACTCCACCAAACTGCCCTCCTCGGACAACCTGCAGGTGCCCGACGAGGCGCTGGGGGCGGCCGACCTGCAAAGGAGAGCCGGCAAGCTGCAGGCCCAGAAGAGCATGGACGATGGGGCCGGCTTTCCGAAAAGCTTCTCCAAACTTCCCATCCAGCTAGAGTCAGCCGCGGACACGGCCAAGGCGTCCGAGGCCGACTCCTCGGCGGGCAAGACCACGGCCGCTCTACCTCTGTCCTTCAAGGAAGCCACTCTGGCCAAGAGGTTCGCTCTGAAGACCCGAAGCCAGATCACCAAGCGGAAACGGATGTCGCTCATCAAGGAGAAGAAGGCGGCCCAGACGCTCAGCGCCATCTTGCTGGCCTTCATCATCACCTGGACCCCGTACAATATCATGGTTCTGGTGAACACCTTCTGCGACAGCTGCATACCCAAAACCTATTGGAATCTGGGCTACTGGCTGTGCTACATCAACAGCACCGTGAACCCCGTGTGCTACGCGCTGTGTAACAAAACGTTCAGAACCACTTTCAAGACGCTGCTGCTCTGCCGGTGCGGCCGGCGCAGGCGGCGGAAGCAGCCGTACCCGCACGGGCAGGCGGCTGCTTTCCACAGGCGCGCGCCCGAGCGGGCCCTGTAG
- the CHRM3 gene encoding muscarinic acetylcholine receptor M3 isoform X4, producing the protein MSLAQRQGEGYGKCLRLCPRITMSWHTNSTTSPLFPNISSSWVRGPSDAGLPPGTAPHFGSYNVSRAAGNFSSANGTTSDPLGGHTIWQVVFIAFLTGVLALVTIIGNILVIVAFKVNKQLKTVNNYFLLSLACADLIIGVISMNLFTTYIIMNRWALGNLACDLWLSIDYVASNASVMNLLVISFDRYFSITRPLTYRAKRTTKRAGVMIGLAWVISFVLWAPAILFWQYFVGKRTVPPGECFIQFLSEPTITFGTAIAAFYMPVTIMTILYWRIYKETEKRTKELAGLQASGTDAEAENFVHPTGSSRSCSSYELQQQSLKRSARRKYGRCHFWFATKSWKASAEQMDPDQSSSDSWNNNDAAASLENSASSDEEDIGSETRAIYSIVLKLPGHSTILNSTKLPSSDNLQVPDEALGAADLQRRAGKLQAQKSMDDGAGFPKSFSKLPIQLESAADTAKASEADSSAGKTTAALPLSFKEATLAKRFALKTRSQITKRKRMSLIKEKKAAQTLSAILLAFIITWTPYNIMVLVNTFCDSCIPKTYWNLGYWLCYINSTVNPVCYALCNKTFRTTFKTLLLCRCGRRRRRKQPYPHGQAAAFHRRAPERAL; encoded by the coding sequence acTATGTCCGAGAATCACAATGAGCTGGCACACTAACAGTACAACCTCGCCTTTGTTTCCAAATATCAGCTCGTCCTGGGTGCGCGGCCCCTCGGATGCCGGGCTGCCCCCGGGCACGGCCCCTCACTTCGGCAGCTACAACGTCTCTCGGGCAGCTGGGAATTTCTCCTCTGCCAATGGCACCACCAGCGACCCGCTGGGAGGCCACACCATCTGGCAGGTGGTCTTCATCGCCTTCCTAACGGGTGTCCTGGCCTTGGTGACCATCATCGGCAACATCCTGGTGATCGTGGCCTTCAAGGTCAACAAGCAGCTGAAGACGGTCAACAACTACTTCCTCTTAAGCCTGGCCTGTGCTGACCTGATTATCGGGGTCATTTCCATGAATCTGTTTACCACCTACATCATCATGAATCGGTGGGCTCTAGGAAACCTGGCCTGCGACCTCTGGCTGTCCATTGACTACGTGGCTAGCAATGCCTCCGTCATGAACCTTCTGGTCATCAGCTTCGACAGGTACTTCTCCATCACGCGGCCGCTCACGTACCGAGCCAAACGAACAACCAAACGAGCTGGCGTGATGATAGGCCTGGCGTGGGTCATCTCCTTCGTCCTGTGGGCCCCCGCCATCCTCTTCTGGCAGTACTTTGTCGGGAAGAGGACTGTGCCACCTGGCGAGTGTTTCATCCAGTTCCTCAGCGAGCCCACCATTACGTTCGGCACGGCCATCGCTGCCTTCTACATGCCTGTCACCATCATGACTATTTTATACTGGAGGATCTATAAGGAAACGGAAAAACGTACCAAAGAGCTCGCCGGGCTGCAGGCCTCGGGGACGGACGCGGAGGCCGAGAACTTTGTCCACCCCACGGGCAGCTCTCGGAGCTGCAGCAGCTACGAGCTGCAACAGCAGAGCCTGAAACGCTCGGCCCGGAGGAAGTACGGTCGCTGCCACTTCTGGTTTGCCACCAAGAGCTGGAAGGCCAGTGCCGAGCAGATGGACCCCGACCAGAGCAGCAGCGACAGCTGGAATAACAACGACGCTGCCGCCTCCCTGGAGAACTCCGCCTCTTCCGACGAGGAGGACATCGGCTCGGAGACCAGAGCCATCTACTCCATCGTGCTCAAGCTGCCTGGCCACAGCACCATCCTCAACTCCACCAAACTGCCCTCCTCGGACAACCTGCAGGTGCCCGACGAGGCGCTGGGGGCGGCCGACCTGCAAAGGAGAGCCGGCAAGCTGCAGGCCCAGAAGAGCATGGACGATGGGGCCGGCTTTCCGAAAAGCTTCTCCAAACTTCCCATCCAGCTAGAGTCAGCCGCGGACACGGCCAAGGCGTCCGAGGCCGACTCCTCGGCGGGCAAGACCACGGCCGCTCTACCTCTGTCCTTCAAGGAAGCCACTCTGGCCAAGAGGTTCGCTCTGAAGACCCGAAGCCAGATCACCAAGCGGAAACGGATGTCGCTCATCAAGGAGAAGAAGGCGGCCCAGACGCTCAGCGCCATCTTGCTGGCCTTCATCATCACCTGGACCCCGTACAATATCATGGTTCTGGTGAACACCTTCTGCGACAGCTGCATACCCAAAACCTATTGGAATCTGGGCTACTGGCTGTGCTACATCAACAGCACCGTGAACCCCGTGTGCTACGCGCTGTGTAACAAAACGTTCAGAACCACTTTCAAGACGCTGCTGCTCTGCCGGTGCGGCCGGCGCAGGCGGCGGAAGCAGCCGTACCCGCACGGGCAGGCGGCTGCTTTCCACAGGCGCGCGCCCGAGCGGGCCCTGTAG
- the CHRM3 gene encoding muscarinic acetylcholine receptor M3 isoform X3: MENVSVTTQRRGPERLALVESEQQIGEDPQELAHHTTFLGLFITHRELCPRITMSWHTNSTTSPLFPNISSSWVRGPSDAGLPPGTAPHFGSYNVSRAAGNFSSANGTTSDPLGGHTIWQVVFIAFLTGVLALVTIIGNILVIVAFKVNKQLKTVNNYFLLSLACADLIIGVISMNLFTTYIIMNRWALGNLACDLWLSIDYVASNASVMNLLVISFDRYFSITRPLTYRAKRTTKRAGVMIGLAWVISFVLWAPAILFWQYFVGKRTVPPGECFIQFLSEPTITFGTAIAAFYMPVTIMTILYWRIYKETEKRTKELAGLQASGTDAEAENFVHPTGSSRSCSSYELQQQSLKRSARRKYGRCHFWFATKSWKASAEQMDPDQSSSDSWNNNDAAASLENSASSDEEDIGSETRAIYSIVLKLPGHSTILNSTKLPSSDNLQVPDEALGAADLQRRAGKLQAQKSMDDGAGFPKSFSKLPIQLESAADTAKASEADSSAGKTTAALPLSFKEATLAKRFALKTRSQITKRKRMSLIKEKKAAQTLSAILLAFIITWTPYNIMVLVNTFCDSCIPKTYWNLGYWLCYINSTVNPVCYALCNKTFRTTFKTLLLCRCGRRRRRKQPYPHGQAAAFHRRAPERAL, translated from the coding sequence acTATGTCCGAGAATCACAATGAGCTGGCACACTAACAGTACAACCTCGCCTTTGTTTCCAAATATCAGCTCGTCCTGGGTGCGCGGCCCCTCGGATGCCGGGCTGCCCCCGGGCACGGCCCCTCACTTCGGCAGCTACAACGTCTCTCGGGCAGCTGGGAATTTCTCCTCTGCCAATGGCACCACCAGCGACCCGCTGGGAGGCCACACCATCTGGCAGGTGGTCTTCATCGCCTTCCTAACGGGTGTCCTGGCCTTGGTGACCATCATCGGCAACATCCTGGTGATCGTGGCCTTCAAGGTCAACAAGCAGCTGAAGACGGTCAACAACTACTTCCTCTTAAGCCTGGCCTGTGCTGACCTGATTATCGGGGTCATTTCCATGAATCTGTTTACCACCTACATCATCATGAATCGGTGGGCTCTAGGAAACCTGGCCTGCGACCTCTGGCTGTCCATTGACTACGTGGCTAGCAATGCCTCCGTCATGAACCTTCTGGTCATCAGCTTCGACAGGTACTTCTCCATCACGCGGCCGCTCACGTACCGAGCCAAACGAACAACCAAACGAGCTGGCGTGATGATAGGCCTGGCGTGGGTCATCTCCTTCGTCCTGTGGGCCCCCGCCATCCTCTTCTGGCAGTACTTTGTCGGGAAGAGGACTGTGCCACCTGGCGAGTGTTTCATCCAGTTCCTCAGCGAGCCCACCATTACGTTCGGCACGGCCATCGCTGCCTTCTACATGCCTGTCACCATCATGACTATTTTATACTGGAGGATCTATAAGGAAACGGAAAAACGTACCAAAGAGCTCGCCGGGCTGCAGGCCTCGGGGACGGACGCGGAGGCCGAGAACTTTGTCCACCCCACGGGCAGCTCTCGGAGCTGCAGCAGCTACGAGCTGCAACAGCAGAGCCTGAAACGCTCGGCCCGGAGGAAGTACGGTCGCTGCCACTTCTGGTTTGCCACCAAGAGCTGGAAGGCCAGTGCCGAGCAGATGGACCCCGACCAGAGCAGCAGCGACAGCTGGAATAACAACGACGCTGCCGCCTCCCTGGAGAACTCCGCCTCTTCCGACGAGGAGGACATCGGCTCGGAGACCAGAGCCATCTACTCCATCGTGCTCAAGCTGCCTGGCCACAGCACCATCCTCAACTCCACCAAACTGCCCTCCTCGGACAACCTGCAGGTGCCCGACGAGGCGCTGGGGGCGGCCGACCTGCAAAGGAGAGCCGGCAAGCTGCAGGCCCAGAAGAGCATGGACGATGGGGCCGGCTTTCCGAAAAGCTTCTCCAAACTTCCCATCCAGCTAGAGTCAGCCGCGGACACGGCCAAGGCGTCCGAGGCCGACTCCTCGGCGGGCAAGACCACGGCCGCTCTACCTCTGTCCTTCAAGGAAGCCACTCTGGCCAAGAGGTTCGCTCTGAAGACCCGAAGCCAGATCACCAAGCGGAAACGGATGTCGCTCATCAAGGAGAAGAAGGCGGCCCAGACGCTCAGCGCCATCTTGCTGGCCTTCATCATCACCTGGACCCCGTACAATATCATGGTTCTGGTGAACACCTTCTGCGACAGCTGCATACCCAAAACCTATTGGAATCTGGGCTACTGGCTGTGCTACATCAACAGCACCGTGAACCCCGTGTGCTACGCGCTGTGTAACAAAACGTTCAGAACCACTTTCAAGACGCTGCTGCTCTGCCGGTGCGGCCGGCGCAGGCGGCGGAAGCAGCCGTACCCGCACGGGCAGGCGGCTGCTTTCCACAGGCGCGCGCCCGAGCGGGCCCTGTAG
- the CHRM3 gene encoding muscarinic acetylcholine receptor M3 isoform X5, whose product MNTLSACMHRRLCPRITMSWHTNSTTSPLFPNISSSWVRGPSDAGLPPGTAPHFGSYNVSRAAGNFSSANGTTSDPLGGHTIWQVVFIAFLTGVLALVTIIGNILVIVAFKVNKQLKTVNNYFLLSLACADLIIGVISMNLFTTYIIMNRWALGNLACDLWLSIDYVASNASVMNLLVISFDRYFSITRPLTYRAKRTTKRAGVMIGLAWVISFVLWAPAILFWQYFVGKRTVPPGECFIQFLSEPTITFGTAIAAFYMPVTIMTILYWRIYKETEKRTKELAGLQASGTDAEAENFVHPTGSSRSCSSYELQQQSLKRSARRKYGRCHFWFATKSWKASAEQMDPDQSSSDSWNNNDAAASLENSASSDEEDIGSETRAIYSIVLKLPGHSTILNSTKLPSSDNLQVPDEALGAADLQRRAGKLQAQKSMDDGAGFPKSFSKLPIQLESAADTAKASEADSSAGKTTAALPLSFKEATLAKRFALKTRSQITKRKRMSLIKEKKAAQTLSAILLAFIITWTPYNIMVLVNTFCDSCIPKTYWNLGYWLCYINSTVNPVCYALCNKTFRTTFKTLLLCRCGRRRRRKQPYPHGQAAAFHRRAPERAL is encoded by the coding sequence acTATGTCCGAGAATCACAATGAGCTGGCACACTAACAGTACAACCTCGCCTTTGTTTCCAAATATCAGCTCGTCCTGGGTGCGCGGCCCCTCGGATGCCGGGCTGCCCCCGGGCACGGCCCCTCACTTCGGCAGCTACAACGTCTCTCGGGCAGCTGGGAATTTCTCCTCTGCCAATGGCACCACCAGCGACCCGCTGGGAGGCCACACCATCTGGCAGGTGGTCTTCATCGCCTTCCTAACGGGTGTCCTGGCCTTGGTGACCATCATCGGCAACATCCTGGTGATCGTGGCCTTCAAGGTCAACAAGCAGCTGAAGACGGTCAACAACTACTTCCTCTTAAGCCTGGCCTGTGCTGACCTGATTATCGGGGTCATTTCCATGAATCTGTTTACCACCTACATCATCATGAATCGGTGGGCTCTAGGAAACCTGGCCTGCGACCTCTGGCTGTCCATTGACTACGTGGCTAGCAATGCCTCCGTCATGAACCTTCTGGTCATCAGCTTCGACAGGTACTTCTCCATCACGCGGCCGCTCACGTACCGAGCCAAACGAACAACCAAACGAGCTGGCGTGATGATAGGCCTGGCGTGGGTCATCTCCTTCGTCCTGTGGGCCCCCGCCATCCTCTTCTGGCAGTACTTTGTCGGGAAGAGGACTGTGCCACCTGGCGAGTGTTTCATCCAGTTCCTCAGCGAGCCCACCATTACGTTCGGCACGGCCATCGCTGCCTTCTACATGCCTGTCACCATCATGACTATTTTATACTGGAGGATCTATAAGGAAACGGAAAAACGTACCAAAGAGCTCGCCGGGCTGCAGGCCTCGGGGACGGACGCGGAGGCCGAGAACTTTGTCCACCCCACGGGCAGCTCTCGGAGCTGCAGCAGCTACGAGCTGCAACAGCAGAGCCTGAAACGCTCGGCCCGGAGGAAGTACGGTCGCTGCCACTTCTGGTTTGCCACCAAGAGCTGGAAGGCCAGTGCCGAGCAGATGGACCCCGACCAGAGCAGCAGCGACAGCTGGAATAACAACGACGCTGCCGCCTCCCTGGAGAACTCCGCCTCTTCCGACGAGGAGGACATCGGCTCGGAGACCAGAGCCATCTACTCCATCGTGCTCAAGCTGCCTGGCCACAGCACCATCCTCAACTCCACCAAACTGCCCTCCTCGGACAACCTGCAGGTGCCCGACGAGGCGCTGGGGGCGGCCGACCTGCAAAGGAGAGCCGGCAAGCTGCAGGCCCAGAAGAGCATGGACGATGGGGCCGGCTTTCCGAAAAGCTTCTCCAAACTTCCCATCCAGCTAGAGTCAGCCGCGGACACGGCCAAGGCGTCCGAGGCCGACTCCTCGGCGGGCAAGACCACGGCCGCTCTACCTCTGTCCTTCAAGGAAGCCACTCTGGCCAAGAGGTTCGCTCTGAAGACCCGAAGCCAGATCACCAAGCGGAAACGGATGTCGCTCATCAAGGAGAAGAAGGCGGCCCAGACGCTCAGCGCCATCTTGCTGGCCTTCATCATCACCTGGACCCCGTACAATATCATGGTTCTGGTGAACACCTTCTGCGACAGCTGCATACCCAAAACCTATTGGAATCTGGGCTACTGGCTGTGCTACATCAACAGCACCGTGAACCCCGTGTGCTACGCGCTGTGTAACAAAACGTTCAGAACCACTTTCAAGACGCTGCTGCTCTGCCGGTGCGGCCGGCGCAGGCGGCGGAAGCAGCCGTACCCGCACGGGCAGGCGGCTGCTTTCCACAGGCGCGCGCCCGAGCGGGCCCTGTAG
- the CHRM3 gene encoding muscarinic acetylcholine receptor M3 isoform X6: MSWHTNSTTSPLFPNISSSWVRGPSDAGLPPGTAPHFGSYNVSRAAGNFSSANGTTSDPLGGHTIWQVVFIAFLTGVLALVTIIGNILVIVAFKVNKQLKTVNNYFLLSLACADLIIGVISMNLFTTYIIMNRWALGNLACDLWLSIDYVASNASVMNLLVISFDRYFSITRPLTYRAKRTTKRAGVMIGLAWVISFVLWAPAILFWQYFVGKRTVPPGECFIQFLSEPTITFGTAIAAFYMPVTIMTILYWRIYKETEKRTKELAGLQASGTDAEAENFVHPTGSSRSCSSYELQQQSLKRSARRKYGRCHFWFATKSWKASAEQMDPDQSSSDSWNNNDAAASLENSASSDEEDIGSETRAIYSIVLKLPGHSTILNSTKLPSSDNLQVPDEALGAADLQRRAGKLQAQKSMDDGAGFPKSFSKLPIQLESAADTAKASEADSSAGKTTAALPLSFKEATLAKRFALKTRSQITKRKRMSLIKEKKAAQTLSAILLAFIITWTPYNIMVLVNTFCDSCIPKTYWNLGYWLCYINSTVNPVCYALCNKTFRTTFKTLLLCRCGRRRRRKQPYPHGQAAAFHRRAPERAL, from the coding sequence ATGAGCTGGCACACTAACAGTACAACCTCGCCTTTGTTTCCAAATATCAGCTCGTCCTGGGTGCGCGGCCCCTCGGATGCCGGGCTGCCCCCGGGCACGGCCCCTCACTTCGGCAGCTACAACGTCTCTCGGGCAGCTGGGAATTTCTCCTCTGCCAATGGCACCACCAGCGACCCGCTGGGAGGCCACACCATCTGGCAGGTGGTCTTCATCGCCTTCCTAACGGGTGTCCTGGCCTTGGTGACCATCATCGGCAACATCCTGGTGATCGTGGCCTTCAAGGTCAACAAGCAGCTGAAGACGGTCAACAACTACTTCCTCTTAAGCCTGGCCTGTGCTGACCTGATTATCGGGGTCATTTCCATGAATCTGTTTACCACCTACATCATCATGAATCGGTGGGCTCTAGGAAACCTGGCCTGCGACCTCTGGCTGTCCATTGACTACGTGGCTAGCAATGCCTCCGTCATGAACCTTCTGGTCATCAGCTTCGACAGGTACTTCTCCATCACGCGGCCGCTCACGTACCGAGCCAAACGAACAACCAAACGAGCTGGCGTGATGATAGGCCTGGCGTGGGTCATCTCCTTCGTCCTGTGGGCCCCCGCCATCCTCTTCTGGCAGTACTTTGTCGGGAAGAGGACTGTGCCACCTGGCGAGTGTTTCATCCAGTTCCTCAGCGAGCCCACCATTACGTTCGGCACGGCCATCGCTGCCTTCTACATGCCTGTCACCATCATGACTATTTTATACTGGAGGATCTATAAGGAAACGGAAAAACGTACCAAAGAGCTCGCCGGGCTGCAGGCCTCGGGGACGGACGCGGAGGCCGAGAACTTTGTCCACCCCACGGGCAGCTCTCGGAGCTGCAGCAGCTACGAGCTGCAACAGCAGAGCCTGAAACGCTCGGCCCGGAGGAAGTACGGTCGCTGCCACTTCTGGTTTGCCACCAAGAGCTGGAAGGCCAGTGCCGAGCAGATGGACCCCGACCAGAGCAGCAGCGACAGCTGGAATAACAACGACGCTGCCGCCTCCCTGGAGAACTCCGCCTCTTCCGACGAGGAGGACATCGGCTCGGAGACCAGAGCCATCTACTCCATCGTGCTCAAGCTGCCTGGCCACAGCACCATCCTCAACTCCACCAAACTGCCCTCCTCGGACAACCTGCAGGTGCCCGACGAGGCGCTGGGGGCGGCCGACCTGCAAAGGAGAGCCGGCAAGCTGCAGGCCCAGAAGAGCATGGACGATGGGGCCGGCTTTCCGAAAAGCTTCTCCAAACTTCCCATCCAGCTAGAGTCAGCCGCGGACACGGCCAAGGCGTCCGAGGCCGACTCCTCGGCGGGCAAGACCACGGCCGCTCTACCTCTGTCCTTCAAGGAAGCCACTCTGGCCAAGAGGTTCGCTCTGAAGACCCGAAGCCAGATCACCAAGCGGAAACGGATGTCGCTCATCAAGGAGAAGAAGGCGGCCCAGACGCTCAGCGCCATCTTGCTGGCCTTCATCATCACCTGGACCCCGTACAATATCATGGTTCTGGTGAACACCTTCTGCGACAGCTGCATACCCAAAACCTATTGGAATCTGGGCTACTGGCTGTGCTACATCAACAGCACCGTGAACCCCGTGTGCTACGCGCTGTGTAACAAAACGTTCAGAACCACTTTCAAGACGCTGCTGCTCTGCCGGTGCGGCCGGCGCAGGCGGCGGAAGCAGCCGTACCCGCACGGGCAGGCGGCTGCTTTCCACAGGCGCGCGCCCGAGCGGGCCCTGTAG